Sequence from the Nocardioides exalbidus genome:
CTGGCCTACGACCCACGCACCGGGACCTACGTCATGACCTACTACTCCTCGGACGGGTCGACGATCGCGCTGGTCGACAGCGTGACCGGCCAGGAGATCGGCGACGTCGACCTGGGCGGCACGACGACGGCCGACGCGCCCTCCCACGCGGGCGGCGTGAGCGTGCAGGGCGACGACGTGATCGTCGTCGACAAGGGCCGCGTCTACACCTACTCGATGGCCGACATCCGCGACCAGCAGGACGGCGCGACGGTGACGCCCTCGTCGGTCCAGGACGTGCCCGGCGGCGGGTCGTACTCCGCCGTCCACGACGGCCGGCTCTACCTCGGCGACTACGCCGCCGACAAGCTCTACGTCTACGAGAAGGACGCCTTCGGCGACTGGCAACCGGTCGTCGACAGCTCGACCGGCAAGGCGGTCTCGATCGACACGCCGCCCAAGGCGCAGGGCGTCGTCGTGCGCGACGGCGAGTACGTCTTCAGCACCTCGCCGAACCGCTTCGACGAGGGCTCGCTGATCGTGCAGGACCGCGACACCGGCGAGCGCAGCGACCCCTACTCGCTGCCCAACATGTCAGAGGGCGTCGTCGAGGTCGACGGCAGCTTCGTCACGCTCTACGAGTCCAGCGCGGAGAAGTACGACGACGACGGCAGCTCGTGGGGCTGGGTCCCCGGGGTGCCGGACGACGACGACCTCTGGTCCAACCCGTACCTCACCGTCACCCCGCTCTCGAGCCTCGGGCTCGGCGCGGACTTCGACGTGAAGCCGGGCACGCTGCGGCAGGCCTCCGACGAGCTCGACAAGCCCGCCGGCCGGCTGATGACGGCCTCCTCCACCGTGGCCGGCGTGCACGTCACCGGCCTCGACCTCGGCCAGGTGCCCGGCTGCGCGAAGCTCGCCTCGGCGATCAGGCAGCTGCTCGACGTGTCGGCCGACAGCCTGCGGTCCGGCTCGCAGGCCGTCGGCCTCACCTCGGACAACCTGATGGCCGCCGCCCGCGACTACGAGCGGTCCGACTCGCTCGTCGACGGCCTCTTCGGCACCCTCAACCCCTTCGACTGAGCGGCCCCTGCGCTGGCGGCGTCGGCTCAGTAGGTGTCGGCCAGCGTGGCGGCCATCGACTCCCACTGCGCGTAGGCGTTGGGGCAGCAGGAGCGCTGCACCCTGTCGGCGGCGAGGGTCTTGCTCATCGACTCCCAGCCGGAGACGTCGAAGAGCCCCGGGTTGGAGGTGGACG
This genomic interval carries:
- a CDS encoding WXG100 family type VII secretion target yields the protein MIDPEIEYRRLVSGNPGAVTGAADTLRDVGHDLDDARSRIHDAGATTDWTGAASAGFEARLAQLASGVNVNRTMLARARGALDTAAAAYDVAVQNADHYISFWRNRPSGLLPVLEQVLGLAVQARLVETGATYSQQLTGIAAVIMGDDVDLDELDAETRKWVEQGLEKNEEWARESGSTFGPLIPNTAATGDERGLTPQGLAYDPRTGTYVMTYYSSDGSTIALVDSVTGQEIGDVDLGGTTTADAPSHAGGVSVQGDDVIVVDKGRVYTYSMADIRDQQDGATVTPSSVQDVPGGGSYSAVHDGRLYLGDYAADKLYVYEKDAFGDWQPVVDSSTGKAVSIDTPPKAQGVVVRDGEYVFSTSPNRFDEGSLIVQDRDTGERSDPYSLPNMSEGVVEVDGSFVTLYESSAEKYDDDGSSWGWVPGVPDDDDLWSNPYLTVTPLSSLGLGADFDVKPGTLRQASDELDKPAGRLMTASSTVAGVHVTGLDLGQVPGCAKLASAIRQLLDVSADSLRSGSQAVGLTSDNLMAAARDYERSDSLVDGLFGTLNPFD